In Crinalium epipsammum PCC 9333, the genomic window AATACTCCTTTTTCTGGAAATCCAACGCGCAGGCTGCGGATACATAATAGCGGCGCTGCTGAAGAGATTTCGGCGGGTTGATTTACCTCAACGGTTTGAGAGAGAGAATCTATTCTATTTAAATCTACTGGTTTTTCTTTAATCTCTACTTGTCCACTTGAAGTAGTAGTGACTTCCATGAAGTCGGAAACAGTAGGAAGATATTTTAAAGGTTGATCGAGGCGAGGACGACAAGCTAATAATCCTTTAGTATATGGATGTTGTGGATTTGAGAAGATTTGCCACACTGATCCATATTCCACAATTTTTCCTTGATACATGACGGCGACGACATCGGCAATTTCGGCGATAATGCCTAAATCGTGGGTGATGAATAGCATTGACATCCCACGGCGATCGCGCAATTCTCTTAATAAATCTAGTATTGTTGCTTGTACAGTGACATCTAAAGCTGTAGTTGGTTCATCGGCAATTAACAACGCGGGGTTACAAGAAATTGCCATTGCGATCATTACCCGTTGCAACTGTCCGCCGGAAAGTTGATGGGGATAACGATCTAGCATTGATAATTTATAGCTATTAATATGTTGGCTGATTTCGCGATCGCGCACATCAACTACTGATTCATCAGTTTTATGCTTACCGAATAGTTCCCGTTTACGGGTTTCTATATATCTTTCCCCTAATTGTTCATCACTTGGAATTAATTTTACTTCTTGGAGTAGTGCGATCGCACTCCGACGCGCTTCTGCTGGTGAAACATTTTGGTGTAGCCGCAACGCCTCAGTTAACTGAAAACCAATCGTGTATACCGGATTCAGCGAACTCATCGGTTCCTGAAAAATCATCGCCATCTGGCTACCACGATACTGCTGCATTTTTTGCGATCGCAGTTTTAGTAAATTGATTGGTTCTTTGTTTTTACCTTCTGCATCCACCCCCTCAAACCAGATTTCTCCACCACTAATCTTGCCAGGGCTAGGCACTAAACCCATTACCGCTAAAGAAGTGACAGATTTACCCGAACCTGATTCGCCCACAATTCCGAGTGTTTGCCCTCGCTTCAACTCAAAGGAAATACCATCAACTGCCTTAATCAGCCTTTCATCAGTTGGGAATTGCACCTGTAAATTGCGAACATCAAGGACGGTATCAATCATTGCATTCAATTAACAATTAACAATTAACAATTATCCTAAATTTGGTTTCTCTAGCGCCTGTATTTGCTTGCGCTACCTGCCCAGAGAATCTCAAACCTTGTAATTACATTATGCTGGGTAAGTTTTAATATTAACAGGGCTTAGGCAGAGATTCCCTCTAGCAGGGTTAAAAAAGGGGGAAGATTCAAAGTCCCCCTTTTTAAGGGGGATTTAGGGGGATCTAGGTTTGAGGCTTGCGTGAGTCCTGATTAAATTTTAAGGTACTAGACGTGACCCAACGGGACATTCTATCTTTAATGAATTGCTATTGGAAATTTTTATGTTTGTCGGCGGTAATTTAGAAGGCTTATTAGTTACACAAATACCTACGCCTGTGCTAGTGTTACCATTAATTTTTTTAGCAAATACAACGCTAGTATAACTAGGAAATTCCGCAGTTTTTGCTTGAGCCGTTATGCTAACACGCTGCTTAAGATCGCCATCAGGTCTGATCTGATAGCGGTAAGACTCAGTTTCTGAGTTAGTAACAATATTAAGCTCATCTAAGTTAGCGGCAAATTTTCCGGTTTTACTGTAATAAGCTTGCTGTGCTTTGTTCACTATATCCAAGTATTGTTCTGCTATACTTGGTCGAGGTTTATTTGCTTGAGTATTAAGGTCTATTATTTCAGCATCTTTAGGTAATGTTGTTAGATTAGATATCTTTCGCAAGAAGATAGATTTAGAATTAAAAGTCCTCGGTCTGGTTTTACCAGGGGCGTTTTCCCCTATATGTAGCTTTCCTTTTGTTATCTCAAAAATTGTTGTAAGTTTTTGATCGCTATCACCAAACATATCTATTTGCATGGGATTGGTATTGGCATTAATTTTGTAACCGACTTTATAATTCATTTTACTCGTTTGTAAAACTTCATTCTCTGCCCCATATATAGTAAAGGGTACTATCATAAATAATTGGTTTTTGGGGGTAAAAATCATGGTTACTAATATACCTGATGAGGGGTCTTTTCCTTGCCATTTTCCTACTAACTGGTTTAATATTTTTTGATTTTTTGTAACTATCTGAGTTTGCTTAACTGTTTTTGCTAGTGATGATTGAGTAATGATGGGCATCCCCAAAGCAAGCAAGATTAACATTACTCTAAATGGCATTAATTTGGTTGAATTAAAAGCTTTAAGCATCAAGGTAGGTAGGGTAGAGGTAGTTTTCATCAAATTATTATATAACTATTTGAATTTTAACCATAGTCAAGGAGGTAAGCTGTTGTGTTTCTAAATTTTATCTTTGAGAAAGAGAGGAGGGAGGAGAGAGGGGAAGAGGGTTTGATAATTTTTCTCTCAATTAAAAATGTATAAGTTTATTTGCGCGTTAGTTTAAATCAAATGAAATACACCTCTGCAAAAATTCAACGTGCGTTACCTAAAATTAATGTAGAGACGTTGTATACAACGTCTCTACTTTCGCATCATAGGAGATGTCTAATGTCAAACCCTATCCCATCCCCATAATAGGGATAGGATAAAGATTTGAAACCAAATCTAATTAATAATTGTTTTTACCGTTGAGGTAATAGTCTCTAGTACCTTTGGAATTGATGGCTTCTCCCAATCTATTTAAAGCATGAATATATGCTGCTGTTCGCATGGAAATAGATAAATCTTGAGCAATTTTCCAAATATGCTCAGTTTCTTCTACCATTTTTTGGTGCAATTTTTGATTTACTTCATCTAGTGTCCAATAAAGTCCACTGCGATTTTGTACCCATTCAAAATAGCTAACTGTAACACCACCTGCGTTAGCTAATATATCAGGAACAACTAAAACTCCTTTTTCTGCTAAAATTTCGTCAGCAGTAGAAGAGATTGGTCCGTTAGCGACTTCAAAAATGTACTTTGCTTTGATATTATGGACATTAGCTTCAGTAATTTGGTTTTCTAAAGCTGCTGGTACAAGAATGTCTACATCTAAAGCTAAAAGTTCTTCGTTTGTAATTGATTCATGCTCAACAATGTTACAAACTGTGTCTTGGCAGTAAACGGCTTTTATGCCTTTACTAGATAATTTATATTGGCGAATGCTGGGAATATCTAATCCTTGTTTGGCATAAATAGCGCCTTGAGAATCACTTACTGCAACGACTTTATAACCAGCTTTTGATAGTAAGTCTGCAATTACAGATCCAGCATTACCGAAACCTTGCACCGCTACTGTTGTTTCTTGAGGATGTCTATCTAGTTTAGACATTATCCTTTCGATGACAAAAAATGCTCCCATTGCTGTTGCGGTGTCTCTTCCTAAACTACCTCCCATTGAAATGGGTTTACCTGTGACAACTGCTGGGGTAATTTTTCGCTGAATAATACTATATTGATCCATCATCCAACCCATAATCATGGGGTTGGTATAAACATCAGGTGCAGGGATATCAATATCAGGTCCGATAAAATCTGCGATCGCATTTATATATCCCCTACTTAATCTCTCTAATTCCATCCGCGATAATGCTTTGGGATTAAGTGTAATTCCACCTTTCGCACCACCAAAAGGTAAGTTTAAAACCGCACATTTAAAAGTCATCCAAAATGCTAATGATTGCACTTCATCCATTGAAACATTCGGATGATATCTTATTCCTCCCTTTGTTGGTCCTCTGGTATTGTCGTAGCGCACGCGATAGCCTTGAAATACTTTTAAAGAACCATCATCCATGCGTACTGGAATAGAAACTGCTAAACTGGCTTGGGGATATTTTAAATGTTCAGTAGCATCATCGGAAATAGATACATATTTAAGTGCTTTTTCTAGAATTTGACTGGCATCAGACAATAATGATTTAGACATCTGATTATTACTCCTACTGCTTGTCTGTGCGAAAAGTTCAATTCCCTTTACAAATAACTAAAATAGCTGGTTCAACTTTGGTTAAATATTTCCAAAGCTGAGGCTAAATATAGTAGGCGATCTCATTTTTAATAAAATTCCAATACTGTCTTAAAATTAAGGCACTGTTAACATCATGCACCTTCATTTTAAGACTAAGATCTCCGCAAAAACTTAATCAATAAGTTCTGACTAGCTCTACTTCCCTGTTAGTAGGCAACAAATTTTTACAATTAGTTAAGCGGATTAGCGAATGCGTAAACTTTGTTTGATCTGGGAATCTGTTTAACTTTTTAAAGCACAGAATAATTTTTAAGTCGTAACTTAATTATGACAAATAAACGGTATCATAAGTAACAGTTTACAAAAGTTATTAATTTGGCGATCGTTGTTAACCCCACCCCCCAGCCCCCTCCCCTTATTAAGGGGAGGGGGGGGAATTGTTAATTGATCATGCTTGTTGTAGATAGTAATTAAAGCGTTCTCGTAATTGTTCTATTGTGAGTTTGCGAGTCCAATATTCTACTAATGCGTGACCAAATGCCCAGGCGTTGCGTTCAGGTGTTACAGAGTTTTCTAGTACTAGCGACCATAGGGAAAGTAAATCAAAGTTAACAGCTTTAGAGTCGCCCGCATTTAATAGGGAGAATAAGTCATACGCCATTTGCAACTTACCAATAACCACAGGTAATTGTTCTACGGGAATTTGTTCGGCTAACATATAAGCGAGGGCTGGTGATCCAGTTGTCAACGTGGTGAGAAACTGGAGTACAGGACTTTTTAGCAGTGCCGTAAGTCCTTGGGTTGTCGCCATTTGGAAGGTGTAGCGATCGATTATTTTGGCTGCTGCAACAGTACGCGCTTCTAAGTTACGCAAAAAACGAGCAAGTCGAAGTTGTTTTGTAGGTGCGATCGCATCCATCAATGCTAAAGATAGCGCGTCTACTCCCCAAGCTACTCG contains:
- a CDS encoding ABC transporter ATP-binding protein, which gives rise to MIDTVLDVRNLQVQFPTDERLIKAVDGISFELKRGQTLGIVGESGSGKSVTSLAVMGLVPSPGKISGGEIWFEGVDAEGKNKEPINLLKLRSQKMQQYRGSQMAMIFQEPMSSLNPVYTIGFQLTEALRLHQNVSPAEARRSAIALLQEVKLIPSDEQLGERYIETRKRELFGKHKTDESVVDVRDREISQHINSYKLSMLDRYPHQLSGGQLQRVMIAMAISCNPALLIADEPTTALDVTVQATILDLLRELRDRRGMSMLFITHDLGIIAEIADVVAVMYQGKIVEYGSVWQIFSNPQHPYTKGLLACRPRLDQPLKYLPTVSDFMEVTTTSSGQVEIKEKPVDLNRIDSLSQTVEVNQPAEISSAAPLLCIRSLRVGFPEKGVFGRTKRYVWAVNNVSFDVYQGETLGLVGESGCGKTTLARTLLRLIEPTDGQVLFEGQNIFTLNDQQLRKLRREMQIVFQNPFSSLDPRIKIGDAVMEPLIIHGVSKNPRQRQERVAYLLDRVGLNPNLMNRYPHEFSGGQRQRVAIARALALNPKFIICDESVSALDVSVQAQVLNLLKELQAEFNLTYIFISHDLSVVKFMSDRIIVMNQGKIEEIGSAEALYREPEKEYTRQLIASIPTGSLERIQQQQAGRSALEN
- a CDS encoding type IV pilin-like G/H family protein, translating into MKTTSTLPTLMLKAFNSTKLMPFRVMLILLALGMPIITQSSLAKTVKQTQIVTKNQKILNQLVGKWQGKDPSSGILVTMIFTPKNQLFMIVPFTIYGAENEVLQTSKMNYKVGYKINANTNPMQIDMFGDSDQKLTTIFEITKGKLHIGENAPGKTRPRTFNSKSIFLRKISNLTTLPKDAEIIDLNTQANKPRPSIAEQYLDIVNKAQQAYYSKTGKFAANLDELNIVTNSETESYRYQIRPDGDLKQRVSITAQAKTAEFPSYTSVVFAKKINGNTSTGVGICVTNKPSKLPPTNIKISNSNSLKIECPVGSRLVP
- a CDS encoding Glu/Leu/Phe/Val family dehydrogenase, which codes for MSKSLLSDASQILEKALKYVSISDDATEHLKYPQASLAVSIPVRMDDGSLKVFQGYRVRYDNTRGPTKGGIRYHPNVSMDEVQSLAFWMTFKCAVLNLPFGGAKGGITLNPKALSRMELERLSRGYINAIADFIGPDIDIPAPDVYTNPMIMGWMMDQYSIIQRKITPAVVTGKPISMGGSLGRDTATAMGAFFVIERIMSKLDRHPQETTVAVQGFGNAGSVIADLLSKAGYKVVAVSDSQGAIYAKQGLDIPSIRQYKLSSKGIKAVYCQDTVCNIVEHESITNEELLALDVDILVPAALENQITEANVHNIKAKYIFEVANGPISSTADEILAEKGVLVVPDILANAGGVTVSYFEWVQNRSGLYWTLDEVNQKLHQKMVEETEHIWKIAQDLSISMRTAAYIHALNRLGEAINSKGTRDYYLNGKNNY